A genomic region of Salvelinus namaycush isolate Seneca chromosome 7, SaNama_1.0, whole genome shotgun sequence contains the following coding sequences:
- the LOC120050954 gene encoding acyl-coenzyme A thioesterase 9, mitochondrial-like isoform X2 produces MLLPRFRFLRLVASLTTRAFSRGPVSLQGKAPDMSEVRNRLREIVGASTNWRDHQQALADRLSLSNQLAGSQDELPVRRMKDSYIEVHLPLGTDPTLREKYLNYHKGVRFGRILEDLDSLAVLICYSHTHNKALQRSPLSIVTALVDKIDMRKQVIHPDCDIKFTGHVTWVGKTSIEAKMHMSQYHDGAYTPVLDATFVMVARDPENKRAAFVNPLKPEGPEEEELFQQGEINKTRRIELSTASLLKVAPTAEERKIVHSLFLNTLDTKTVSFRSRVLPPNSVWMEDAKVKGLEICHPQERNIFNRIFGGFLMRKAYELGWANACAYGGCRPNLVAVDDILFQKPVEIGSLLLLSSQVCYTEGNYIQVRVHTEVLDPLTRHHNTTNVFHFTFVTDKDVPNIVPQSYGESMLYLDGKRHFNQTLESQ; encoded by the exons ATGTTGTTGCCGAG GTTCCGTTTTCTAAGATTGGTGGCATCTCTGACAACGAGGGCGTTCTCCCGGGGCCCTGTGTCTCTGCAGGGGAAGGCCCCGGACATGTCTGAGG TGCGCAACCGGCTGAGGGAGATTGTGGGAGCGTCCACTAACTGGAG GGACCACCAGCAGGCGTTAGCTGACCGTTTGTCGTTGTCCAATCAGCTGGCTGGTTCTCAAGATGAGCTTCCTGTCCGCAGGATGAAGGACAGCTACATAGAGGTCCACCTTCCCCTGGGCACAGACCCTACCCTTAGAGAGAAATACCTTAACTACCACAAAGGTGTCAG GTTTGGCCGTATCCTGGAGGATCTGGACAGCCTAGCAG tgTTGATCTGTTACTCTCACACCCATAACAAGGCACTTCAGAGATCTCCTCTGTCCATCGTCACTGCCCTGGTGGACAAGATAG ACATGAGGAAACAAGTCATCCACCCTGACTGTGACATCAAGTTCACTGGTCATGTGACCTGGGTGGGGAAGACCTCCATCGAAGCCAAGATGCACATgtctcag TACCATGATGGGGCCTACACTCCAGTTCTGGATGCTACGTTTGTTATGGTGGCCAGAGACCCTGAGAACAAGAG gGCAGCGTTTGTTAACCCTCTGAAACCAGAGGGGCCTGAGGAGGAGGAACTGTTTCAACAGGGAGAGA tCAATAAGACGCGTCGTATAGAGCTGAGTACAGCGTCTCTACTGAAGGTGGCCCCTACTGCTGAGGAGAGGAAGATCGTACACAGCCTGTTCCTCAACACCCTGGACACCAA GACAGTGAGTTTCCGTAGCAGAGTTCTGCCTCCTAACTCCGTATGGATGGAGGACGCCAAAGTCAAAGGATTGGAGATCTGCCATCCACag GAGAGGAATATCTTTAACAGGATCTTTGGAGGGTTTCTGATGAGGAAAGCTTACGAGCTGGGTTGGGCTAACGCATGCGCCTACGG gGGGTGTCGGCCTAACCTGGTTGCCGTGGACGATATCCTCTTCCAGAAGCCTGTAGAGATTGGCTCCCTATTACTGCTCTcatcacag GTGTGTTACACAGAGGGGAACTACATCCAGGTCAGAGTTCATACAGAGGTCCTTGACCCCCTGACCCGGCATCACAACACCACTAACGTCTTCCACTTCACCTTCGTCACAGACAAAGACGTCCCCAACATAGTACCGCAGAGCTACGGAG agtCCATGTTGTACCTGGATGGGAAGAGACACTTTAACCAGACCCTGGAGTCTCAGTGA
- the LOC120050954 gene encoding acyl-coenzyme A thioesterase 9, mitochondrial-like isoform X1 has protein sequence MLLPRFRFLRLVASLTTRAFSRGPVSLQGKAPDMSEGNAHLLVSNVRNRLREIVGASTNWRDHQQALADRLSLSNQLAGSQDELPVRRMKDSYIEVHLPLGTDPTLREKYLNYHKGVRFGRILEDLDSLAVLICYSHTHNKALQRSPLSIVTALVDKIDMRKQVIHPDCDIKFTGHVTWVGKTSIEAKMHMSQYHDGAYTPVLDATFVMVARDPENKRAAFVNPLKPEGPEEEELFQQGEINKTRRIELSTASLLKVAPTAEERKIVHSLFLNTLDTKTVSFRSRVLPPNSVWMEDAKVKGLEICHPQERNIFNRIFGGFLMRKAYELGWANACAYGGCRPNLVAVDDILFQKPVEIGSLLLLSSQVCYTEGNYIQVRVHTEVLDPLTRHHNTTNVFHFTFVTDKDVPNIVPQSYGESMLYLDGKRHFNQTLESQ, from the exons ATGTTGTTGCCGAG GTTCCGTTTTCTAAGATTGGTGGCATCTCTGACAACGAGGGCGTTCTCCCGGGGCCCTGTGTCTCTGCAGGGGAAGGCCCCGGACATGTCTGAGG GGAATGCTCACTTGCTAGTGTCAAATG TGCGCAACCGGCTGAGGGAGATTGTGGGAGCGTCCACTAACTGGAG GGACCACCAGCAGGCGTTAGCTGACCGTTTGTCGTTGTCCAATCAGCTGGCTGGTTCTCAAGATGAGCTTCCTGTCCGCAGGATGAAGGACAGCTACATAGAGGTCCACCTTCCCCTGGGCACAGACCCTACCCTTAGAGAGAAATACCTTAACTACCACAAAGGTGTCAG GTTTGGCCGTATCCTGGAGGATCTGGACAGCCTAGCAG tgTTGATCTGTTACTCTCACACCCATAACAAGGCACTTCAGAGATCTCCTCTGTCCATCGTCACTGCCCTGGTGGACAAGATAG ACATGAGGAAACAAGTCATCCACCCTGACTGTGACATCAAGTTCACTGGTCATGTGACCTGGGTGGGGAAGACCTCCATCGAAGCCAAGATGCACATgtctcag TACCATGATGGGGCCTACACTCCAGTTCTGGATGCTACGTTTGTTATGGTGGCCAGAGACCCTGAGAACAAGAG gGCAGCGTTTGTTAACCCTCTGAAACCAGAGGGGCCTGAGGAGGAGGAACTGTTTCAACAGGGAGAGA tCAATAAGACGCGTCGTATAGAGCTGAGTACAGCGTCTCTACTGAAGGTGGCCCCTACTGCTGAGGAGAGGAAGATCGTACACAGCCTGTTCCTCAACACCCTGGACACCAA GACAGTGAGTTTCCGTAGCAGAGTTCTGCCTCCTAACTCCGTATGGATGGAGGACGCCAAAGTCAAAGGATTGGAGATCTGCCATCCACag GAGAGGAATATCTTTAACAGGATCTTTGGAGGGTTTCTGATGAGGAAAGCTTACGAGCTGGGTTGGGCTAACGCATGCGCCTACGG gGGGTGTCGGCCTAACCTGGTTGCCGTGGACGATATCCTCTTCCAGAAGCCTGTAGAGATTGGCTCCCTATTACTGCTCTcatcacag GTGTGTTACACAGAGGGGAACTACATCCAGGTCAGAGTTCATACAGAGGTCCTTGACCCCCTGACCCGGCATCACAACACCACTAACGTCTTCCACTTCACCTTCGTCACAGACAAAGACGTCCCCAACATAGTACCGCAGAGCTACGGAG agtCCATGTTGTACCTGGATGGGAAGAGACACTTTAACCAGACCCTGGAGTCTCAGTGA